Proteins from one Shewanella pealeana ATCC 700345 genomic window:
- a CDS encoding RidA family protein — MAEKIIIATAKAPQAIGTYSQAVKVGSTVYLSGQIPLVPETMEMVSDEFEAQVVQVFDNLTAVCEAAGGSLSDIVKLNIFMTDLSNFATVNEIMGRYFEQPYPARAAIGVKQLPKDSLVEMDGVMEI, encoded by the coding sequence ATGGCAGAGAAAATAATCATCGCGACCGCTAAAGCGCCACAAGCAATTGGCACTTACTCTCAAGCGGTTAAAGTGGGTAGCACAGTTTATTTATCAGGCCAAATCCCACTTGTTCCAGAGACCATGGAAATGGTTAGCGATGAGTTTGAAGCTCAGGTTGTGCAAGTCTTTGACAACCTAACTGCCGTTTGTGAAGCCGCTGGCGGCTCATTAAGCGATATCGTAAAGCTAAATATCTTTATGACTGACTTGAGCAACTTCGCTACCGTAAATGAAATTATGGGTCGCTACTTTGAGCAACCTTACCCAGCTCGTGCTGCTATTGGTGTTAAACAACTGCCAAAAGACTCACTGGTTGAGATGGATGGAGTGATGGAGATTTAA
- the gmk gene encoding guanylate kinase, with the protein MTARGNLFIVSAPSGAGKSSLISALLRDQPVDMQVSVSHTTRQPRPGEENGQHYHFVNQDEFKSLIADGAFFEWAEVFGNYYGTSRVTIEQTLAQGIDVFLDIDWQGAQQVKELMPESIGVFILPPSKTELERRLTGRGQDTAEVIAGRMAQAVSEMSHYNEYDFVIVNDDFDKALADLLAIIRSQRLTSASQIHTQNGMIKDLLAG; encoded by the coding sequence ATGACCGCTCGCGGAAACCTATTTATCGTCTCGGCGCCAAGTGGCGCAGGTAAATCATCGCTTATTTCGGCCCTGTTACGAGACCAGCCTGTAGATATGCAAGTTTCAGTTTCGCACACCACAAGGCAGCCGCGTCCAGGTGAAGAGAATGGTCAGCACTATCACTTCGTTAATCAAGACGAGTTTAAGAGCTTAATTGCCGATGGCGCTTTTTTTGAGTGGGCAGAAGTATTTGGTAACTATTATGGCACCTCTCGTGTCACGATTGAGCAAACACTCGCGCAAGGTATCGACGTCTTTCTCGATATCGACTGGCAGGGTGCGCAGCAAGTTAAAGAGCTGATGCCTGAATCGATTGGCGTTTTCATTCTCCCGCCGTCAAAAACTGAGCTAGAACGCCGCCTAACAGGCCGCGGACAAGACACCGCTGAAGTGATTGCGGGCCGCATGGCACAGGCGGTTTCAGAGATGTCACACTACAATGAATATGACTTCGTTATTGTTAACGATGATTTCGACAAAGCATTAGCCGATTTATTAGCGATCATTCGCAGCCAAAGATTAACCTCTGCTAGCCAAATTCATACGCAGAATGGTATGATTAAAGATCTGTTGGCAGGCTAA
- the trmH gene encoding tRNA (guanosine(18)-2'-O)-methyltransferase TrmH yields the protein MSPERFARINQMLDNRQPDLTVCLDTVHKGNNIAAVLRTADAAGIHEVHAVWSELEMRVSGNTASGSQQWVKTRVHQSMAQAVEAFRDQDMQILATTFSDTAVDFRAIDYTKPTVVIMGNERDGVSPEGIAAADQHIIIPMIGMVQSLNVSVAAALIMYEAQRQRTEAGMYGTRKLDDAYCQIKLFEEGHPIYAKACRRKKLPYPAIDAEGQIVADEDWWQKMRAPSE from the coding sequence ATGAGTCCTGAACGTTTCGCCCGCATCAACCAAATGCTTGATAACCGCCAACCCGATCTCACCGTATGCCTAGATACCGTGCACAAGGGTAATAACATTGCCGCCGTGCTACGTACCGCTGATGCGGCGGGCATACATGAAGTCCATGCGGTTTGGTCCGAACTAGAAATGCGCGTATCGGGCAACACGGCGTCAGGCAGCCAACAATGGGTTAAGACTCGCGTACACCAGAGTATGGCGCAAGCTGTAGAAGCGTTTCGCGATCAAGACATGCAGATTCTAGCAACGACCTTTTCAGATACCGCTGTCGATTTCAGAGCGATTGATTACACCAAACCTACAGTGGTTATTATGGGTAACGAGCGTGATGGCGTCAGCCCTGAAGGCATAGCTGCTGCGGATCAACACATCATCATTCCAATGATAGGCATGGTTCAATCACTGAACGTATCCGTTGCTGCCGCACTGATTATGTATGAAGCTCAACGTCAACGCACTGAGGCAGGCATGTATGGCACGCGAAAATTGGATGACGCCTATTGCCAGATTAAGCTATTTGAGGAAGGGCACCCTATTTATGCTAAGGCTTGTCGCCGCAAGAAGCTGCCTTATCCAGCCATAGATGCAGAAGGCCAAATTGTAGCGGATGAAGACTGGTGGCAAAAAATGCGGGCTCCTTCTGAATAA
- the spoT gene encoding bifunctional GTP diphosphokinase/guanosine-3',5'-bis pyrophosphate 3'-pyrophosphohydrolase — protein sequence MYLFEGLKESASGYLEPEQVELLKQAYQVARDAHEGQMRTSGEPYITHPVAVARILADMRLDHETLMAALLHDTIEDTPVTKEELAEIFSESIAELVEGVSKLDKLKFRDKKEAQAENFRKMMMAMTQDIRVILIKLADRTHNMRTLGALRPDKRRRIARETLEIYAPIANRLGIHNIKSELEELGFQAYYPMRYRVLREVVKAARGNRKELILSIEGAINTRLEDTGLEGTVKGREKNLYSIYNKMRNKELQFQEVMDIYAFRVIVDSIDTCYRVMGAMHGLYKPHPGRFKDYIAIPKANGYQSLHTSLFGPHGVPVEIQIRTEDMDQMADKGVAAHWLYKKGSSAEQGTTTQVRARKWMQSLLELQQSASTSFEFVENFKTELFPEEIYVFTPEGRILELPVGATPVDFAYEVHTDVGNTCVGAKVNRQAYPLSQPLISGQTVEIITANGARPNAAWLNFVVTGKARAKIRQLLKSLKEDDAVLLGKRLLNHALGETKLDGLSQEQIDKVVRDTKHDSLNSLLADIGLGNAMSIVIAQRLLGDQLHTEEHKEVPTMSIRGAEGMLVTFANCCRPIPGDAVIAHVSPGKGLVVHMESCANIRGYQGEPDKYIPVQWDSAEGVEYQANLRVEIVNHQGALAKITSIVASAGSNIHNLTTEERDGRVFLINLRISVRDRIHLANVMRRIRVLPEVLRTSRNR from the coding sequence TTGTATCTGTTTGAAGGTCTCAAGGAGTCTGCCTCAGGTTATTTAGAACCTGAGCAGGTAGAATTACTCAAGCAGGCCTATCAGGTGGCGCGTGATGCCCATGAAGGTCAGATGCGCACGAGTGGCGAACCTTATATTACCCACCCGGTTGCGGTTGCCCGCATCCTGGCCGATATGCGTCTCGATCATGAGACGCTTATGGCCGCTCTCTTGCACGACACTATCGAAGACACCCCAGTAACCAAAGAAGAGCTGGCTGAAATATTCAGCGAGTCTATTGCTGAATTGGTTGAAGGCGTCTCCAAGCTCGATAAACTCAAATTTCGCGATAAGAAAGAAGCTCAAGCCGAAAACTTCCGCAAAATGATGATGGCGATGACCCAAGATATTCGAGTCATCTTAATCAAGCTTGCCGATAGAACCCACAATATGCGCACCTTAGGTGCTCTACGGCCTGATAAGCGCCGTCGCATCGCCCGAGAAACCCTCGAAATTTACGCCCCGATCGCCAACCGCCTTGGTATTCATAATATTAAGAGTGAGTTAGAGGAATTAGGTTTTCAAGCCTACTACCCAATGCGATATCGTGTGCTTAGAGAGGTGGTCAAAGCCGCTCGTGGTAATCGTAAAGAGCTTATCCTAAGCATTGAAGGCGCGATCAATACTCGCCTTGAAGATACTGGCCTAGAGGGCACAGTAAAGGGACGCGAGAAGAACCTTTATTCCATCTACAACAAGATGCGTAATAAAGAGCTGCAGTTCCAAGAAGTCATGGATATCTATGCCTTTAGAGTCATCGTTGACTCCATCGATACCTGTTATCGCGTCATGGGCGCCATGCATGGCCTTTATAAGCCACATCCTGGTCGCTTCAAAGATTATATCGCTATCCCTAAAGCTAACGGCTATCAGTCACTGCATACTTCGCTTTTTGGCCCTCACGGTGTACCGGTTGAGATCCAAATTCGTACCGAAGATATGGACCAGATGGCAGATAAAGGGGTTGCGGCTCACTGGCTGTACAAAAAAGGCAGCTCAGCCGAGCAAGGCACCACCACTCAGGTACGTGCTCGTAAGTGGATGCAAAGCTTGTTGGAACTCCAACAAAGCGCGAGTACCTCTTTCGAATTTGTTGAAAACTTTAAGACTGAGCTCTTCCCTGAAGAGATCTACGTGTTCACCCCTGAAGGCCGTATTTTAGAGCTACCAGTGGGCGCTACCCCGGTCGACTTCGCTTACGAAGTCCACACCGACGTGGGCAATACCTGCGTAGGTGCCAAGGTAAATCGTCAAGCTTACCCGCTCAGTCAACCACTGATCTCCGGTCAGACCGTAGAGATCATTACCGCAAATGGCGCCCGTCCAAATGCGGCCTGGCTCAACTTTGTAGTGACAGGTAAGGCACGAGCTAAAATCCGTCAGCTACTGAAAAGCCTGAAAGAAGATGATGCCGTACTACTCGGTAAGCGACTGCTTAATCATGCGCTCGGTGAAACTAAGTTAGATGGCTTATCTCAAGAGCAGATTGATAAGGTCGTTCGTGATACCAAGCATGACTCACTCAACTCGCTACTTGCCGATATTGGCCTAGGCAATGCCATGAGCATTGTTATCGCACAGCGACTGCTTGGGGATCAGCTCCATACAGAAGAGCACAAAGAAGTGCCTACCATGTCTATTCGTGGCGCAGAAGGCATGCTAGTGACCTTCGCTAACTGCTGTCGTCCAATTCCAGGTGACGCGGTGATTGCCCATGTAAGCCCAGGTAAAGGCCTAGTGGTGCACATGGAAAGCTGCGCTAACATTCGTGGCTATCAGGGTGAGCCAGACAAGTACATACCTGTACAGTGGGATAGTGCTGAAGGCGTCGAGTACCAAGCTAACCTTAGGGTTGAAATTGTTAACCACCAAGGTGCATTAGCCAAGATCACCTCGATTGTAGCCTCTGCAGGTTCAAACATTCATAACTTAACGACTGAAGAGCGTGATGGGCGAGTTTTCCTCATCAACCTACGTATTTCAGTGCGAGACCGCATTCATTTGGCTAACGTGATGCGTCGGATCAGAGTACTTCCAGAGGTACTTCGTACATCGAGAAACCGTTAA
- a CDS encoding DUF805 domain-containing protein: MQFKSFLCVNGIDNGQRFSVISGLIYFILLLAVVLFSPSAPLYLVAILLTPILALTSLRRLRDSEKSPKLMLLTMVPFWLVLITLVHIHSMMLLLTLLVVAGLAIGYLALLPGESGANYVQGYSGPVDMSSSKVTIDKTSQRVRVEPTLGGDENVTTSFATNSGTEFMQAEEQELAQNDHASGRDDQPLRKRAKPAAFNMAQLQQALQINQKWLFGIAGVLVSVMLIASIWSLIPSSEPEVETAALPENSIDTTAQAERISTSMPDGFSLVLEDDLLIMRWLGESGSPSKLWSLATAKGDKTCSRLRFNDGTEYRPLVVELLADTGTEARFSPLDTEAIIVDMARGGNVSLCGYNFSLKGSQAALGKVAAFRTYL; this comes from the coding sequence ATGCAGTTTAAGTCATTCTTGTGTGTTAATGGTATCGATAATGGACAGCGTTTTTCTGTCATTAGTGGATTGATTTATTTCATCTTATTGTTAGCCGTGGTGCTATTTAGCCCTTCGGCTCCCCTGTATCTTGTTGCCATTTTACTCACGCCTATATTGGCTTTGACCAGTCTGCGTCGCCTACGTGACAGTGAAAAGTCACCAAAGTTAATGTTATTAACAATGGTGCCATTTTGGTTGGTGCTAATAACCTTAGTGCATATTCACAGCATGATGCTGTTGTTGACGTTATTGGTCGTTGCAGGCCTAGCGATTGGTTATTTAGCCTTGTTACCTGGGGAATCTGGCGCCAATTATGTGCAGGGCTATTCTGGTCCCGTCGATATGAGTTCGAGCAAAGTAACGATTGATAAGACAAGTCAGCGGGTCAGAGTCGAGCCGACCTTAGGTGGCGATGAGAATGTGACGACCAGTTTTGCGACAAATAGCGGCACCGAATTTATGCAGGCCGAGGAGCAGGAGCTCGCTCAAAATGATCATGCTTCTGGCAGGGATGATCAGCCTTTGCGCAAAAGGGCTAAACCGGCAGCATTTAATATGGCTCAGCTGCAGCAGGCACTGCAGATTAATCAGAAGTGGTTATTTGGCATCGCGGGTGTGTTAGTCAGTGTCATGCTTATTGCTAGTATCTGGTCACTTATTCCTAGCTCTGAGCCCGAAGTCGAAACCGCGGCATTGCCTGAAAACAGTATAGATACTACTGCTCAGGCCGAGCGGATCTCGACATCGATGCCAGATGGCTTTAGCTTAGTGCTTGAAGATGATCTATTGATCATGCGCTGGCTCGGTGAAAGCGGTTCACCAAGCAAACTATGGTCTTTGGCTACGGCAAAAGGCGATAAAACTTGCTCACGACTGCGCTTTAATGACGGCACCGAATATCGTCCGCTTGTGGTTGAACTACTTGCAGATACGGGCACCGAAGCTCGATTTTCCCCTCTGGATACCGAAGCGATTATTGTCGACATGGCAAGAGGCGGTAACGTCAGCCTTTGCGGCTATAACTTCAGTCTGAAGGGCAGCCAAGCCGCACTGGGTAAGGTAGCCGCTTTTCGCACTTATTTATAA
- the rpoZ gene encoding DNA-directed RNA polymerase subunit omega, protein MARVTVEDAVNQIGNRFDMILVAARRARQIAVQGKDPMVEEENDKPTVIALREIELGLVTADTLDADERQTVREREAAEIAAVAAIAEGRNNVI, encoded by the coding sequence ATGGCTCGCGTAACTGTAGAAGATGCCGTAAACCAAATCGGCAACCGTTTTGATATGATTCTGGTTGCAGCGCGTCGTGCTCGCCAAATCGCTGTTCAGGGTAAAGACCCTATGGTTGAAGAAGAGAACGACAAACCAACGGTTATCGCCCTGCGCGAAATCGAGCTAGGTTTAGTCACAGCTGATACTTTGGATGCCGATGAGCGCCAAACAGTTCGTGAACGTGAAGCAGCTGAAATCGCTGCTGTTGCTGCCATCGCTGAAGGCCGCAACAACGTCATATAA